The following are from one region of the Stigmatella ashevillena genome:
- a CDS encoding ATP-grasp domain-containing protein encodes MKITILSRSASIPSTRRLAEAGRARGHQVRVLNPSRVEMHLDGRKPSLYYKRKTLAPGDLVIPRIALSINSYGLAVVNQFGMCGVPLMNTAQAIAQSRNKMRSLQLLSANGIDIPATVMAREAADLKEMVGLVGGVPVLVKLLQGQEKHGVMVCESLQSLEAALEAVLGLGHNLVVQQYVKSTGQDVRVLVVGGHAVAAVWRRPKVGRLSRTLIKGARLEGVELTEAWRGAAERTARLVGLEVAAVDLLDVKGHPKVFEVNSSPALTEMEVASGMDLATPIIERAEALVAGAPRVDQQELLRLDPPMPPRDLSSPPKGAGRSPRKASAGGA; translated from the coding sequence ATGAAGATCACGATCCTCTCGCGTTCTGCGTCCATTCCGTCCACCCGGCGTCTGGCCGAGGCTGGGCGTGCGAGAGGGCATCAGGTCCGCGTCTTGAACCCCAGCCGGGTAGAGATGCACCTGGATGGACGCAAGCCCAGCCTCTACTACAAGCGGAAGACCTTGGCGCCGGGTGACCTGGTCATCCCGCGCATCGCGCTCTCCATCAACAGCTATGGGCTCGCGGTGGTGAACCAGTTTGGCATGTGCGGGGTGCCGTTGATGAACACGGCCCAGGCCATTGCGCAGTCGCGCAACAAGATGCGCTCGCTGCAGCTGCTCTCCGCCAACGGCATCGATATTCCGGCCACGGTGATGGCGCGCGAAGCGGCCGATCTCAAGGAGATGGTCGGGCTGGTGGGCGGGGTCCCGGTGCTCGTGAAGCTCCTGCAAGGACAGGAGAAGCATGGGGTCATGGTGTGCGAGAGCCTCCAATCCCTGGAGGCCGCGCTGGAGGCCGTCCTCGGACTCGGCCACAACCTGGTGGTGCAGCAGTACGTGAAGAGCACCGGGCAGGACGTGCGGGTGCTGGTGGTGGGGGGCCACGCGGTGGCAGCGGTTTGGCGGCGGCCGAAAGTGGGCCGTCTGTCCCGCACGCTCATCAAGGGGGCGCGGTTGGAAGGGGTCGAGCTGACCGAGGCTTGGCGCGGGGCCGCCGAGCGGACGGCCCGGTTGGTGGGGCTGGAGGTCGCGGCCGTGGATCTGCTGGATGTGAAGGGACACCCCAAGGTCTTCGAAGTGAACAGCTCGCCCGCCCTGACGGAGATGGAGGTTGCGTCCGGAATGGACCTGGCCACCCCCATCATCGAACGGGCCGAGGCGTTGGTGGCCGGGGCGCCTCGAGTCGATCAGCAGGAACTGCTCCGCTTGGATCCACCGATGCCGCCGAGGGACCTCTCCTCTCCGCCGAAGGGCGCGGGACGGTCACCCCGGAAGGCGTCGGCCGGAGGGGCCTGA
- the cglB gene encoding adventurous gliding motility lipoprotein CglB yields the protein MRAKLSLLSAFAAGLLGGVAVSGCQTYDFEPVAPLALAQTTVGDVITAQALKPNLMVLLDTSGSMTLPVNTRDPNCFRANNTPSPDDDYCGQTPSTACDTSRCPTRWSELQGAMSRFLSESGGVARMGLTTYPGPAVGANSLRCEATTAVNKPIPQSDEDAALQGAASGIQSVILGIPNAGTNAPSGGTPTSLSLQFVGQQPDVQATDRDNFVLLLTDGLPNCNPDNQNSGTNVDACQCTLANIGSNTGCQGDYVRRGCLDKDASVVAVEELKRKNIRTIVVGFGAETATGNGPATLNAMATAGDFARSCRDDPNACGAGDTCDAQTKLCGRRFYQAANQEELAEALREIIDLVGSKDICLLALTPEQLPTDNNANLVVVYVNDQIVASGADTWSLTDKGVQFAGSTCDRIKNSTPTNPIKVEVRAVQKK from the coding sequence ATGCGTGCGAAGCTGTCCCTTCTGAGCGCTTTTGCCGCCGGACTCCTCGGCGGGGTGGCCGTGTCCGGCTGTCAGACCTACGATTTCGAGCCGGTGGCCCCGTTGGCCCTCGCCCAGACGACCGTGGGTGACGTCATCACGGCCCAGGCGCTGAAGCCCAACCTGATGGTCCTGTTGGACACCTCAGGGTCCATGACGCTGCCGGTGAACACCCGGGATCCCAACTGCTTCCGTGCGAACAACACGCCCTCGCCGGACGATGACTACTGCGGCCAGACGCCCTCCACGGCGTGCGACACCTCCAGGTGCCCCACGCGCTGGAGCGAGCTGCAGGGGGCCATGTCCCGGTTCCTCTCCGAGAGTGGAGGAGTGGCGCGCATGGGCCTGACGACCTACCCGGGCCCTGCGGTGGGAGCGAACAGCCTGCGGTGCGAAGCCACGACGGCGGTCAACAAGCCCATTCCTCAGTCGGATGAGGACGCGGCGCTCCAGGGTGCGGCGAGCGGTATCCAGAGCGTGATTCTGGGCATCCCCAATGCGGGCACGAACGCACCCTCGGGCGGTACCCCGACCAGCTTGAGCCTCCAGTTCGTGGGGCAGCAGCCGGATGTGCAGGCCACGGATCGCGACAACTTCGTCCTGCTGCTGACGGACGGTCTGCCCAACTGCAACCCGGACAATCAGAACTCGGGCACGAACGTCGATGCCTGCCAGTGCACCCTGGCCAACATCGGCAGCAACACGGGCTGCCAGGGCGACTACGTCCGGCGGGGCTGCCTGGACAAGGATGCGTCCGTGGTGGCGGTCGAGGAGCTGAAGCGCAAGAATATCCGGACCATCGTCGTCGGCTTCGGTGCCGAGACGGCCACGGGCAATGGACCGGCCACGCTCAACGCCATGGCCACCGCGGGTGACTTCGCCCGCAGCTGCCGGGACGATCCCAACGCCTGCGGCGCGGGTGACACCTGTGATGCCCAGACCAAGCTGTGCGGTCGACGCTTCTACCAGGCGGCCAACCAGGAGGAGCTGGCCGAGGCTCTCCGCGAGATCATCGACCTGGTGGGCAGCAAGGACATCTGCCTGCTTGCTCTGACGCCGGAGCAGCTCCCCACGGACAACAACGCCAACCTGGTGGTGGTCTACGTGAACGATCAGATCGTGGCCTCGGGAGCGGACACCTGGTCTCTGACGGACAAGGGCGTCCAGTTCGCCGGGTCTACGTGCGACCGCATCAAAAACTCGACGCCTACGAACCCGATCAAGGTCGAGGTTCGGGCAGTGCAGAAGAAGTAA
- a CDS encoding HEAT repeat domain-containing protein — MKTPAAPRGSSLPRLGLAALLLVGPGAPLMAATAPSTGGAGASPSGPGEVRAEVLSLLERSGAVPYETEWKPLGPAALGILEELAADPNTPAQRRSRAVTFMAAVDNPQATDRLQAFLKNGDTQPTLRASAATALGLRVGTEAVPTLLPFLQDSSDPVREAVARALGRLGGVQVQQALEERLPLEEAPVVREALQQGLTFSVP; from the coding sequence ATGAAGACGCCGGCAGCGCCCCGTGGTTCCTCCCTGCCTCGCCTGGGGCTCGCGGCCCTGCTGCTCGTGGGTCCTGGAGCCCCGCTCATGGCGGCCACCGCTCCCTCCACCGGGGGCGCTGGCGCTTCGCCTTCGGGCCCCGGGGAAGTCCGCGCGGAGGTGCTCTCCCTGCTCGAGCGCTCCGGGGCTGTTCCCTACGAGACGGAATGGAAGCCCCTGGGGCCCGCGGCGCTCGGCATCCTCGAAGAGCTGGCCGCGGATCCGAATACCCCTGCCCAGCGGCGCTCCCGGGCCGTGACCTTCATGGCCGCCGTGGACAACCCCCAGGCCACCGACCGGCTCCAGGCCTTCCTCAAGAACGGAGACACCCAGCCGACCCTCCGCGCCAGTGCCGCCACCGCGCTGGGCCTGCGTGTGGGCACTGAAGCGGTCCCCACCCTCCTCCCTTTCCTCCAGGACAGCAGCGATCCTGTCCGTGAAGCCGTCGCGCGGGCGCTCGGACGCCTGGGGGGCGTTCAGGTCCAGCAGGCACTCGAGGAACGCCTTCCCCTGGAGGAGGCCCCCGTCGTGCGCGAAGCGCTCCAGCAGGGGCTCACCTTCTCCGTGCCCTGA
- a CDS encoding HAD family hydrolase, giving the protein MRPMRPTVLLFDIDGTLVTTGGAGRRSISRAFEKLYRRSDACSSFSLSGMTDRAIVRKAMGIIGVEPRPEAIDELLATYLSLLAEEVKQAVDRDYFVHAGMREAVIEARGRPGMAVGIGTGNVREGARIKLERVGIYDQFSFGGFGCDHEDRVELIRHGARCGAKLLDAPLEECRVVVIGDTPKDVAAAKGIGALCIGVGTGQFTPAALLEAGADFAFPDFTAGGALDALLQDR; this is encoded by the coding sequence ATGAGGCCCATGCGTCCAACCGTGCTCCTCTTCGACATTGACGGCACCCTCGTCACCACCGGTGGCGCGGGACGGCGTTCCATCTCCCGCGCTTTCGAAAAGCTCTACCGCCGCAGCGATGCGTGCAGCTCGTTCAGCCTCTCCGGGATGACCGACCGGGCCATCGTGCGCAAGGCCATGGGCATCATCGGCGTCGAGCCCCGTCCCGAGGCCATCGATGAGCTGCTCGCCACCTACCTCTCGTTGCTTGCCGAGGAGGTGAAGCAGGCCGTGGACCGCGACTACTTCGTTCACGCGGGCATGCGCGAGGCCGTCATCGAGGCCCGTGGCCGCCCCGGCATGGCCGTGGGCATTGGCACCGGCAACGTGCGAGAGGGTGCCCGGATCAAGCTGGAGCGCGTGGGCATCTATGATCAGTTCTCCTTTGGCGGCTTCGGCTGCGACCACGAGGACCGCGTGGAGCTCATCCGCCACGGGGCCCGGTGTGGCGCGAAGCTGCTCGATGCGCCCCTGGAAGAGTGCCGTGTGGTGGTCATCGGCGATACGCCCAAGGATGTCGCCGCCGCCAAGGGCATCGGCGCGCTCTGCATCGGCGTCGGAACGGGCCAGTTCACCCCCGCCGCGCTCCTGGAGGCAGGCGCCGATTTCGCCTTCCCCGATTTCACCGCGGGGGGAGCGCTCGACGCTCTCCTGCAGGACCGCTGA
- the hrpB gene encoding ATP-dependent helicase HrpB — MSEATLPIDPLLPQIVSTLRDARSLVLEAPPGAGKTTRVPRALLEAGLGKGKEILVLQPRRLPTRLAAQRVADELGERVGETVGYQVRFEDVRGPKTRLSFVTEGVLGRRLLSDPGLRDVGIVVLDEFHERHLSADISLALLRRLQEANRPDLKLVVMSATLDAAPIRTYLSGCPGLRSEGRRFEVSHEYLPTADERHLDVQVLSGIKRVFSAGLDGDILVFLPGAGEIRRARDACVEFAERHGVDVLPLHGDLSPAEQDRAVRRSSRRKIILSTNVAETSVTIDGVAVVIDSGLARVASHSPWSGLPTLKLSKISRASATQRAGRAGRTRAGHCLRLYTQHDFEGRPEQDAPEIRRVDLAETVLALRASGVKDLAAFPFFEPPPAAALEAAETLLHRLGAVDPKGSVTPVGERLLRFPVHPRQARIIVEGERRGVGAAATVLAALMGERDIRREARANLGGPGRAAAVVSGPSDLLELVERFREAERADFATGRLHSLSLDPGAVQAVDRVQRQLRRTVRDTGQKPSRPEAVEEALMLSVLAGYPDRVAKRRRPRAPELLLFGGGTASLSELSVVQEAELMVAVDAEERPGRGAVVRLASAVEPEWLLDLYPEALEELDALQWNAESRRVERITRLSYGNLVLEETRAPAPASEEAARVLVEAALAAGPERFADPEALTQWRTRVALLAQAFPEASFPAVDAAFLRDSLASLCSGARSFADLEGVSLLDALHARLTSEQARLLSSHAPERVTLPGGRGVKVNYEPGKPPWIESRLQDFFGMAQGPSVGAGRVPLVLHLLAPNMRAVQVTTDLAGFWERHYPAIRKELCRKYPRHSWPEDPRHAQPPPPRPPRR, encoded by the coding sequence ATGTCCGAAGCCACCCTCCCCATTGATCCGCTCCTCCCGCAGATCGTCTCCACCCTGCGCGATGCACGCTCGCTCGTGCTGGAGGCCCCTCCTGGCGCGGGCAAGACGACCCGGGTGCCCCGTGCATTGCTGGAGGCAGGGCTTGGCAAGGGCAAGGAGATCCTCGTCCTCCAGCCCCGGCGGCTGCCTACCCGGCTCGCGGCGCAACGCGTGGCGGACGAGCTGGGCGAACGCGTCGGGGAGACCGTGGGTTACCAAGTCCGCTTCGAGGACGTCCGCGGTCCCAAAACACGCCTGTCCTTCGTCACCGAGGGCGTCCTGGGAAGGCGCCTTCTCTCCGATCCCGGCCTGCGCGATGTGGGCATCGTCGTTCTCGACGAGTTCCATGAGCGTCACCTGTCGGCGGACATCTCGCTCGCCCTGCTCCGCCGGCTTCAGGAAGCAAACCGGCCGGATCTCAAGCTCGTCGTCATGTCCGCGACGCTCGATGCGGCGCCCATCCGAACCTATTTGTCCGGCTGCCCAGGCCTCCGCTCCGAGGGCCGCCGCTTCGAAGTGAGCCACGAGTACCTCCCCACCGCCGATGAGCGGCACCTCGATGTCCAGGTGCTCTCGGGCATCAAGCGCGTCTTCTCGGCGGGGCTCGACGGCGACATCCTCGTCTTCCTTCCTGGCGCCGGGGAGATCCGCCGCGCCCGCGACGCCTGCGTCGAGTTCGCCGAGCGGCATGGCGTGGACGTGCTGCCCCTGCACGGCGACCTGTCTCCCGCCGAGCAGGATCGCGCCGTGCGCCGCAGCTCCCGCCGGAAGATCATCCTCTCCACCAACGTGGCCGAGACCTCCGTCACCATCGACGGCGTCGCCGTGGTCATCGACAGCGGACTGGCCCGCGTGGCCTCCCACTCTCCGTGGTCCGGTCTGCCCACGCTCAAGCTGTCCAAGATCAGCCGGGCCTCCGCCACCCAGCGTGCCGGCCGCGCAGGCCGGACCCGCGCAGGCCACTGCCTGAGGCTCTACACCCAACACGATTTCGAGGGACGTCCGGAACAAGATGCGCCGGAGATCCGCCGGGTGGATCTCGCGGAGACGGTGCTGGCCCTGCGCGCCTCGGGGGTGAAGGATCTCGCCGCCTTCCCCTTCTTCGAACCGCCTCCCGCCGCGGCGCTCGAGGCCGCCGAGACCCTGCTCCACCGGTTGGGGGCGGTGGACCCGAAAGGCAGCGTCACCCCGGTGGGCGAACGGCTGCTCCGCTTTCCCGTCCACCCACGCCAAGCCCGGATCATCGTCGAGGGCGAGCGCCGAGGGGTGGGGGCCGCCGCCACCGTGCTCGCCGCGCTCATGGGCGAGCGGGACATCCGCCGCGAAGCCCGGGCGAACCTGGGCGGCCCCGGACGTGCCGCAGCCGTCGTCAGCGGCCCCTCGGACCTCCTGGAGCTGGTCGAGCGCTTCCGTGAGGCGGAACGGGCGGACTTCGCCACCGGACGCCTTCACTCGCTCTCCCTCGATCCGGGCGCCGTCCAAGCCGTGGATCGCGTTCAGCGCCAGCTCCGGCGCACGGTGCGTGACACCGGACAGAAGCCGAGCCGCCCCGAAGCCGTGGAAGAAGCCTTGATGCTCAGCGTGCTGGCGGGCTACCCGGACCGGGTGGCGAAGCGGCGCCGCCCTCGCGCTCCAGAGTTGCTCCTCTTCGGAGGTGGCACTGCTTCCCTCTCCGAGCTGAGCGTGGTGCAGGAAGCCGAGCTGATGGTGGCCGTGGATGCCGAGGAGCGCCCTGGGCGGGGCGCCGTGGTCCGACTGGCCAGCGCCGTCGAGCCCGAGTGGTTGCTGGATCTCTATCCAGAAGCCCTGGAGGAGCTGGATGCCCTCCAGTGGAACGCCGAATCCCGGCGCGTCGAGCGCATCACCCGGTTGTCGTATGGCAACCTCGTCCTGGAGGAGACCCGGGCGCCCGCGCCTGCCTCGGAGGAGGCTGCCCGGGTGCTGGTGGAGGCCGCGCTCGCCGCGGGACCAGAGCGCTTCGCGGATCCCGAGGCCCTCACCCAGTGGCGCACGCGGGTGGCCCTGCTCGCCCAGGCCTTCCCCGAAGCCAGCTTCCCCGCCGTTGATGCGGCCTTCCTGCGCGACTCGCTGGCCTCCCTGTGCTCGGGGGCCCGCAGCTTCGCCGATCTGGAAGGGGTGTCCCTGCTGGATGCGCTCCATGCGCGCCTCACCTCCGAGCAGGCGCGGCTGCTGTCCAGCCATGCCCCCGAGCGCGTCACCCTGCCGGGAGGCCGAGGCGTGAAGGTGAACTACGAGCCTGGAAAGCCCCCCTGGATCGAATCACGCTTGCAGGATTTCTTCGGCATGGCCCAGGGGCCCAGCGTCGGCGCGGGCCGCGTCCCCCTGGTGCTCCACCTGCTGGCGCCCAACATGCGCGCCGTGCAAGTCACGACCGATCTGGCCGGCTTCTGGGAGCGTCACTACCCGGCCATCCGCAAAGAGCTGTGCCGCAAGTACCCCCGGCACAGCTGGCCCGAGGATCCGCGCCACGCCCAGCCCCCGCCGCCCCGGCCGCCCCGGCGGTGA
- a CDS encoding GNAT family N-acetyltransferase, producing the protein MSDSENTQPVTIAKVQNEAELFQALAIREVVFIEEQHVPEGIERDAEDARAYHVLAFQGGHAVGTGRLVMQPEAPEGKAGVWAKIGRMAVLQSHRKARIGSKLLTTLEEEARRRGVIGIILHAQLFALEFYKKHGYEPVGSVFIEAGLEHLAMQKEF; encoded by the coding sequence ATGTCCGACTCGGAGAACACGCAGCCCGTCACCATCGCCAAGGTCCAGAACGAGGCGGAGCTGTTCCAAGCACTGGCCATCCGCGAGGTGGTGTTCATCGAAGAGCAACACGTCCCCGAGGGCATCGAGCGCGACGCGGAGGACGCGCGCGCCTACCACGTGCTCGCCTTTCAGGGCGGGCACGCCGTCGGGACTGGGCGGCTGGTGATGCAGCCCGAGGCCCCGGAAGGCAAGGCGGGGGTTTGGGCGAAGATCGGCCGCATGGCGGTGCTCCAGTCACACCGCAAGGCGCGCATCGGCTCCAAGCTGCTCACCACGCTGGAGGAGGAAGCGCGGCGCCGGGGCGTCATTGGCATCATCCTGCACGCGCAGCTCTTCGCGCTCGAGTTCTACAAGAAGCACGGTTACGAGCCGGTGGGGAGCGTCTTCATAGAAGCTGGCCTCGAGCACCTGGCGATGCAGAAGGAGTTCTGA